A portion of the Musa acuminata AAA Group cultivar baxijiao chromosome BXJ1-1, Cavendish_Baxijiao_AAA, whole genome shotgun sequence genome contains these proteins:
- the LOC135584373 gene encoding protein FLX-like 2 isoform X1, producing MSPVTATTLTAVPAPRIAELITPLDADFPNPTLLVLRRASRRLRRTITLLPPSTLLVNMGSKGRIPPPHLRRPHPGPGLLHPDVFGPGIHPPPGAFPFDMLPPPEIMEQKLDAQHVEMQRLAMENQRFMATHSSLRHELAAAQQELQRLQTHMGVMQAEQEQQLRMLMDKITKMEADLKTSEPVKAELQQAHAEAQSLVAARQELISKVQQLTHDLQRSHGDVQQIPALMSELEALRQDYQHCRATYDYERKLRIDHYESLQVMEKNYVSMVREVEKLRAELTNATNLDRSGGQFGTNSATHKENDASGHQSVGQNAYEDGYGAPQGHGPGSTVPYGGVVGSASAHTAQRGPEYDPSRGPSYDASRAAAYDTARGDSYEGHRGTGYEAFTASRYDASKGAGVVQGAVVAGNPPYGSAHAPPSYGVPPAYGSTQQVTYGSGQTPTAYGSSQGSRQTPAAYSSTQQATYGSGQTPTRAGGGYEAPRGGNTLRR from the exons ATGAGTCCGGTGACCGCAACCACGCTCACCGCCGTGCCCGCACCCCGAATCGCAGAGCTAATAACGCCACTTGATGCAGATTTCCCAAACCCTACTCTGCTCGTTCTCCGGCGCGCGAGCCGCCGCCTCCGACGAACCATAACGCTTCTTCCTCCGTCCACG CTGTTGGTCAATATGGGTAGCAAAGGTCGAATACCACCACCACATCTGCGGCGGCCTCATCCTGGTCCTGGCTTGTTGCACCCAGATGTATTTGGTCCAGGCATCCATCCTCCGCCTGGTGCTTTTCCTTTTGACATGCTGCCACCTCCAGAGATTATGGAGCAGAAGCTTGATGCACAACATGTGGAAATGCAAAGACTTGCAATGGAAAACCAAAGATTCATGGCTACCCATTCTTCTTTAAGGCATGAATTAGCTGCTGCCCAGCAGGAGTTGCAGAGATTGCAGACCCACATGGGTGTTATGCAAGCTGAGCAAGAGCAACAGCTAAGGATGCTCATGGATAAGATCACAAAGATGGAAGCTGATTTGAAAACTTCTGAGCCTGTTAAAGCAGAGTTGCAACAGGCACATGCAGAAGCTCAAAGCTTGGTTGCTGCAAGACAGGAACTAATCTCCAAGGTGCAACAGCTGACGCATGATCTGCAGAGAAGCCATGGTGATGTCCAGCAAATCCCAGCTTTGATGTCTGAACTTGAGGCTCTTAGACAAGATTATCAACATTGCAG GGCTACATATGATTATGAGAGGAAACTGCGCATTGATCATTATGAGTCTCTACAAGTAATGGAGAAAAACTATGTCTCAATGGTGAGGGAGGTAGAAAAGCTACGTGCCGAATTGACAAATGCTACTAACCTTGACAGAAGTG GTGGGCAATTTGGAACAAATTCTGCTACTCACAAGGAAAATGATGCATCTGGACATCAGTCTGTAGGACAAAATGCTTATGAAGATGGTTATGGAGCTCCTCAG GGACATGGTCCTGGCAGTACAGTTCCTTATGGTGGTGTCGTTGGTTCTGCCTCAGCACATACCGCCCAGAGAGGCCCTGAATATGATCCTTCTAGAGGTCCGAGTTATGATGCTTCAAGAGCTGCAGCCTATGATACTGCTCGAGGTGACAGCTATGAGGGACACAGGGGCACCGGTTACGAGGCCTTTACAGCTTCTAGATATGATGCTTCTAAAGGAGCAGGTGTGGTTCAGGGAGCAGTCGTCGCAGGAAATCCTCCCTATGGGTCAGCACATGCGCCACCGTCTTATGGAGTTCCACCTGCCTACGGTTCAACACAACAAGTAACATATGGCTCCGGGCAGACACCGACAGCCTATGGTTCATCACAAGGGTCCAGGCAGACTCCAGCAGCCTATAGTTCGACACAACAAGCAACGTATGGATCTGGGCAGACACCAACTCGTGCCGGAGGTGGCTATGAAGCACCTCGTGGTGGAAACACCCTTCGTAGATAA
- the LOC135584373 gene encoding protein FLX-like 2 isoform X2, whose protein sequence is MGSKGRIPPPHLRRPHPGPGLLHPDVFGPGIHPPPGAFPFDMLPPPEIMEQKLDAQHVEMQRLAMENQRFMATHSSLRHELAAAQQELQRLQTHMGVMQAEQEQQLRMLMDKITKMEADLKTSEPVKAELQQAHAEAQSLVAARQELISKVQQLTHDLQRSHGDVQQIPALMSELEALRQDYQHCRATYDYERKLRIDHYESLQVMEKNYVSMVREVEKLRAELTNATNLDRSGGQFGTNSATHKENDASGHQSVGQNAYEDGYGAPQGHGPGSTVPYGGVVGSASAHTAQRGPEYDPSRGPSYDASRAAAYDTARGDSYEGHRGTGYEAFTASRYDASKGAGVVQGAVVAGNPPYGSAHAPPSYGVPPAYGSTQQVTYGSGQTPTAYGSSQGSRQTPAAYSSTQQATYGSGQTPTRAGGGYEAPRGGNTLRR, encoded by the exons ATGGGTAGCAAAGGTCGAATACCACCACCACATCTGCGGCGGCCTCATCCTGGTCCTGGCTTGTTGCACCCAGATGTATTTGGTCCAGGCATCCATCCTCCGCCTGGTGCTTTTCCTTTTGACATGCTGCCACCTCCAGAGATTATGGAGCAGAAGCTTGATGCACAACATGTGGAAATGCAAAGACTTGCAATGGAAAACCAAAGATTCATGGCTACCCATTCTTCTTTAAGGCATGAATTAGCTGCTGCCCAGCAGGAGTTGCAGAGATTGCAGACCCACATGGGTGTTATGCAAGCTGAGCAAGAGCAACAGCTAAGGATGCTCATGGATAAGATCACAAAGATGGAAGCTGATTTGAAAACTTCTGAGCCTGTTAAAGCAGAGTTGCAACAGGCACATGCAGAAGCTCAAAGCTTGGTTGCTGCAAGACAGGAACTAATCTCCAAGGTGCAACAGCTGACGCATGATCTGCAGAGAAGCCATGGTGATGTCCAGCAAATCCCAGCTTTGATGTCTGAACTTGAGGCTCTTAGACAAGATTATCAACATTGCAG GGCTACATATGATTATGAGAGGAAACTGCGCATTGATCATTATGAGTCTCTACAAGTAATGGAGAAAAACTATGTCTCAATGGTGAGGGAGGTAGAAAAGCTACGTGCCGAATTGACAAATGCTACTAACCTTGACAGAAGTG GTGGGCAATTTGGAACAAATTCTGCTACTCACAAGGAAAATGATGCATCTGGACATCAGTCTGTAGGACAAAATGCTTATGAAGATGGTTATGGAGCTCCTCAG GGACATGGTCCTGGCAGTACAGTTCCTTATGGTGGTGTCGTTGGTTCTGCCTCAGCACATACCGCCCAGAGAGGCCCTGAATATGATCCTTCTAGAGGTCCGAGTTATGATGCTTCAAGAGCTGCAGCCTATGATACTGCTCGAGGTGACAGCTATGAGGGACACAGGGGCACCGGTTACGAGGCCTTTACAGCTTCTAGATATGATGCTTCTAAAGGAGCAGGTGTGGTTCAGGGAGCAGTCGTCGCAGGAAATCCTCCCTATGGGTCAGCACATGCGCCACCGTCTTATGGAGTTCCACCTGCCTACGGTTCAACACAACAAGTAACATATGGCTCCGGGCAGACACCGACAGCCTATGGTTCATCACAAGGGTCCAGGCAGACTCCAGCAGCCTATAGTTCGACACAACAAGCAACGTATGGATCTGGGCAGACACCAACTCGTGCCGGAGGTGGCTATGAAGCACCTCGTGGTGGAAACACCCTTCGTAGATAA
- the LOC135670432 gene encoding uncharacterized protein At1g32220, chloroplastic-like, which yields MTTHRVLSHQAAELPEEPLHYKGPRQRRVDHHEASRIQTTKGLPASHSVPSPSSPSPPRRIRAPRMSAIVSRLIHSPSSVSRALSSGLLNYGRLLSTESNRVDEPLKVEETETVKAPPPPSEKLLVLGGNGFVGSHVCKEALDQGLSVSSLSRSGRSSIRESWADKVEWLQGSLLVPESWKDVMNDVTAVISCVGGFGSNSYMYKINGTSNINAIRAAAEKGVKRFVYISAADFGLVNYLLQGYYEGKRAAEAELLTKFTYGGVILRPGFIYGTRQVGSMKIPLGLIGSPLEMVLQHAKPLNRLPLVGPLLTPPVNVTAVAKVAVRAANDPVFPPGIVDVHGILRYSERK from the exons ATGACCACACACCGAGTACTCTCTCATCAAGCCGCAGAACTACCCGAGGAGCCGCTTCACTATAAAGGCCCAAGGCAGCGGCGGGTCGATCACCACGAAGCATCTCGAATCCAAACGACGAAGGGGTTGCCTGCCTCGCACTCGGTCCCCTcgccctcctccccctctccgcCTCGAAGAATTAGGGCTCCAAGAATGAGCGCCATCGTCTCGCGTCTGATCCATTCGCCCTCTTCCGTCTCTCGCGCGCT TTCCTCAGGTTTGTTGAACTATGGAAGATTGTTGTCAACCGAGTCAAATCGTGTAGATGAGCCTCTTAAAGTGGAGGAAACAGAAACGGTAAAAGCACCTCCTCCTCCATCAGAGAAG CTCCTTGTATTGGGTGGTAATGGATTTGTTGGCTCACATGTTTGCAAAGAGGCTTTGGATCAAGGCTTGTCTGTTTCTAGTCTTAGCAG ATCTGGAAGGTCATCAATACGTGAATCTTGGGCTGATAAAGTTGAATGGCTACAAG GAAGTCTTCTCGTTCCTGAATCTTGGAAGGATGTTATGAATGATGTGACTGCTGTG ATATCTTGTGTTGGAGGCTTTGGATCAAATTCTTATATGTACAAGATCAATGGGACTTCAAACATCAATGCCATCAGAGCTGCTGCTGAAAAAG GTGTAAAAAGATTTGTTTATATTTCGGCTGCTGATTTTGGTCTGGTAAATTATCTTCTGCAAGGGTATTACGAGGGAAAG AGAGCTGCTGAAGCAGAACTTTTGACAAAGTTTACATATGGAG GGGTAATTCTCCGGCCAGGTTTTATATATGGGACTCGCCAAGTTGGGAGTATGAAGATACCTCTAGGACTCATCGGCTCACCGTTGGAGATG GTGCTCCAGCATGCCAAACCACTCAATCGCCTCCCACTTGTTGGTCCTCTCTTAACACCTCCAGTGAATGTTACCGCAGTTGCGAAGGTAGCAGTAAGAGCTGCAAATGATCCAGTATTTCCTCCAGGCATAGTGGACGTACATGGCATTCTGCGTTACAGTGAGCGAAAGTAA
- the LOC135670979 gene encoding putative B3 domain-containing protein Os06g0632500 encodes MEGGVGASRPHFVKALIPGFSKRMLIPRHFTERLACENHRTATILSPLGKFWHVSIERDGHDMFFGNGWKEFTEAHDLCVGYFLVFCHEGNMVFTVKYFDWSGCLKEYNEIAGRFSEETKTTVEEDQAIDNASKSDIRKGVDSDSITSKLKTDNLECSDEEEESTPF; translated from the exons ATGGAGGGAGGGGTTGGCGCATCCAGGCCGCACTTCGTCAAGGCGTTGATCCCCGGGTTCTCTAAAAGGATG CTGATTCCTCGTCACTTCACCGAGCGTCTTGCGTGTGAGAACCATCGAACGGCCACCATTCTAAGCCCTCTTGGCAAGTTTTGGCATGTTAGTATTGAGAGAGATGGGCATGATATGTTCTTCGGTAATGGCTGGAAGGAATTTACTGAAGCCCATGACTTGTGTGTGGGTTACTTCCTGGTGTTCTGCCATGAAGGCAACATGGTTTTCACTGTCAAGTATTTTGATTGGAGTGGTTGTCTTAAGGAGTATAATGAGATTGCAGGTAGATTCTCAGAAGAAACAAAAACAACAGTCGAAGAAGATCAAGCCATTGATAATGCATCAAAGA GTGATATACGGAAGGGAGTAGATTCTGATAGCATAACAAGTAAGTTAAAGACTGATAATTTAGAATGCtcagatgaggaggaggaatCTACTCCATTTTGA
- the LOC135679051 gene encoding protein GLUTAMINE DUMPER 5-like has translation MRPAGSSSSPSSGLQPWRSPLPYLFGGVAAMMGLIAVALLVLACTRHKSSEEDSTPPCTAEKPVVVPLEMEPRVVVVMAGDDVPTFIANPLPPVACDEQRA, from the coding sequence ATGAGGCCTGCAGGGAGCTCATCATCCCCCTCCTCAGGACTGCAGCCATGGCGTTCTCCACTCCCGTATCTCTTCGGAGGTGTGGCAGCAATGATGGGTCTCATCGCCGTAGCACTCCTCGTGCTTGCTTGCACTCGCCACAAGTCGTCCGAGGAAGACTCCACGCCGCCATGCACGGCCGAGAAGCCTGTGGTCGTCCCTCTGGAAATGGAACCTCGCGTCGTGGTCGTCATGGCCGGCGACGACGTCCCCACCTTCATCGCCAATCCCCTCCCTCCCGTTGCATGCGATGAGCAACGAGCATAA